One region of Corvus moneduloides isolate bCorMon1 chromosome 33, bCorMon1.pri, whole genome shotgun sequence genomic DNA includes:
- the LOC116437195 gene encoding LOW QUALITY PROTEIN: butyrophilin subfamily 3 member A2-like (The sequence of the model RefSeq protein was modified relative to this genomic sequence to represent the inferred CDS: deleted 2 bases in 1 codon), giving the protein MGSRFRPAVTLPILVFLQIIPGVTGQYSIIPPDSPVLGVVGDGAVLPCQLQGRIIPEKLSIQWIFSGSSTENAVATFDGKNPQNPFLEFAGYWGRMEFFPSEFHRGSLSLLLKNIPPRQGKYTCVVFLDNWYNEVVVELDVAAQGAEPSVFLDGHAGNGISLSCRSQGWFPAPSVVWLDSQGQTRPEEVTTRSTPGPSSGIFDVVSSMSLELGSDREVSCRVVNEVLNATRESRVRIADFFFPSPSPSTWMIVSLIVLSLDLGIIGAIIARLRKKAKKDEGSVKALLSKTNFPAPCILPQCTSQKKDGDLSYVFTNKSPFNKGSCDIIARLIMNSN; this is encoded by the exons ATGGGATCCAGATTCCGGCCGGCAGTGACTCTTCCCatccttgttttcctgcagatcATTCCCGGGGTCACAG GCCAGTACAGCATAATTCCTCCTGACAGCCCCGTCCTTGGAGTCGTCGGGGATGGAGCCGTCCTGCCCTGCCAGTTACAAGGCAGAATAATCCCAGAGAAACTTTCCATCCAGTGGATCTTCTCTGGGAGCTCCACAGAAAATGCAGTGGCCACTTTTGATGGGAAAAATCCTCAAAATCCATTTCTGGAGTTCGCGGGCTATTGGGGCAGGATGGAGTTTTTCCCATCGGAATTCCACCGGGGAAgtctctcccttctcctgaaGAACATCCCTCCC AGACAAGGGAAATACACCTGTGTCGTCTTCCTAGACAACTGGTACAATGAGGTTGTGGTGGAACTGGATGTGGCAG CTCAGGGTGCCGAGCCCTCGGTTTTCCTGGATGGACACGCTGGGAACGGCATCAGCCTCTCCTGCAGATCCCAGGGATGGTTCCCGGCGCCCTCCGTGGTTTGGCTGGACAGCCAAGGCCAGACGCGGCCGGAGGAAGTGACCACTCGGAGCACTCCGGGCCCTTCCTCCGGCATCTTTGATGTCGTGAGTTCCatgagcctggagctgggatcGGACCGGGAAGTGTCCTGCAGGGTGGTCAACGAGGTGCTCAACGCCACGCGGGAATCCCGAGTCCGGATTGCAG atttcttcttcccttccccttccccttccactTGGATGATTGTTTCCCTCATAGTTTTAAGTCTGGATTTGGGAATTATCGGGGCTATTATTG CCAGGTTGAGGAAGAAGGCGAAGAAAG ATGAAGGGAGTGTGAAGGCACTGCTGAGTAAGACCAATTTTCCTGCTCCTTGCATTCTTCCACAGTGCACATCCCAAAAAAAGGATGGGGATCTTTCTTATGTATTTACGAATAAGTCTCCCTTTAACAAAGGCTCTTGTGACATAATTGCACGTTTGATTATGAATTCAAATTGA